The following are encoded together in the Pseudomonas maumuensis genome:
- a CDS encoding NADP-dependent isocitrate dehydrogenase, translating into MPTRSKIIYTFTDEAPALATYSLLPIVEAFTACADIAVETRDISLAGRILAAFPEQLGAEKQVGDHLAELGQLATTPEANIIKLPNISASVPQLKAAIKELQAKGFNIPDYADEPASAEEKESRARYDRIKGSAVNPVLREGNSDRRAPLSVKNYARKHPHKMGAWAADSKSHVAHMTQGDFYGSEKAALIEADDSLRIELVGKDGSTTVLKEKTAVKAAEVIDCATMSRKALKAFIAEQIADAKASGVLLSVHLKATMMKVSDPIMFGVIVEEFYGDVLTKHAAALGQVGFNANNGIGDLYARIKDLPAEKQAEIEADIQALYAVRPALAMVNSDKGITNLHVPSDVIVDASMPAMIRDSGKMWNTAGELQDAKAVIPDRCYAGIYQATIEDCKANGAFDPTTMGSVPNVGLMAQKAEEYGSHDKTFQIKADGVVRVVDGKGKVVLEQNVEAGDIFRMCQTKDAPIQDWVKLAVNRARLSNTPAVFWLDPARAHDGVMIEKVQQYLKDHDTAGLDIRILAPVDAIKFSLARIREGKDTISVTGNVLRDYLTDLFPIMELGTSAKMLSIVPLMNGGGLFETGAGGSAPKHVQQLVEENFLRWDSLGEFLALAASLEHLGNTYDNPRAKVLANTLDQATGKFLDTNKSPSRKVGGIDNRGSHFYLTLYWAEALAAQSDDAALQARFAPLAKTLSENEATIVAELNAVQGKPADIGGYYAPDAELTAKVMRPSQTLNSAIAAL; encoded by the coding sequence ATGCCCACCCGTTCCAAGATCATCTACACCTTCACCGACGAAGCCCCCGCCCTCGCCACCTACTCGCTGCTGCCGATCGTCGAGGCCTTCACCGCCTGCGCCGACATCGCCGTCGAAACCCGCGACATCTCCCTGGCCGGCCGCATCCTCGCCGCCTTCCCGGAGCAACTGGGCGCCGAGAAGCAGGTAGGCGATCACCTGGCGGAACTGGGCCAGCTGGCCACCACCCCTGAAGCCAACATCATCAAGCTGCCGAACATTTCCGCTTCGGTTCCACAGCTGAAGGCCGCGATCAAGGAGCTGCAAGCCAAGGGCTTCAACATCCCCGACTACGCCGACGAGCCAGCCAGCGCCGAAGAGAAAGAATCGCGCGCCCGCTACGACCGCATCAAGGGCAGCGCCGTAAACCCGGTCCTGCGCGAAGGCAACTCCGACCGCCGCGCGCCGCTGTCGGTCAAGAACTACGCCCGCAAGCACCCACACAAGATGGGCGCCTGGGCCGCCGACTCCAAGTCGCACGTTGCCCACATGACCCAGGGCGACTTCTACGGCAGCGAGAAGGCCGCTCTGATCGAGGCTGACGACAGCCTGCGCATCGAGCTGGTCGGCAAGGACGGCAGCACCACCGTGCTGAAAGAAAAGACCGCCGTCAAAGCTGCCGAAGTGATCGACTGCGCCACCATGAGCCGCAAGGCCCTGAAAGCCTTCATCGCCGAGCAGATCGCCGATGCCAAGGCCTCCGGCGTGCTGCTGTCGGTACACCTGAAAGCCACCATGATGAAGGTTTCCGACCCGATCATGTTCGGCGTGATCGTCGAAGAGTTCTACGGCGACGTACTGACCAAGCACGCAGCCGCACTCGGCCAGGTGGGCTTCAACGCCAACAACGGCATCGGCGACCTGTACGCCCGCATCAAGGACCTGCCTGCTGAAAAGCAAGCCGAGATCGAAGCCGACATCCAGGCCCTGTACGCCGTTCGCCCGGCCCTGGCCATGGTCAACTCGGACAAGGGCATCACCAACCTGCACGTACCGAGCGACGTCATCGTCGACGCCTCGATGCCGGCAATGATCCGCGACTCGGGCAAGATGTGGAACACCGCAGGTGAGCTGCAGGACGCCAAGGCCGTGATCCCGGACCGCTGCTACGCCGGCATCTACCAGGCCACCATCGAAGACTGCAAGGCCAACGGCGCCTTCGACCCGACCACCATGGGCAGCGTGCCGAACGTCGGCCTGATGGCGCAGAAAGCCGAAGAGTACGGCTCCCACGACAAGACCTTCCAGATCAAGGCCGACGGCGTCGTGCGCGTGGTCGACGGCAAGGGCAAGGTCGTCCTGGAGCAGAACGTCGAAGCCGGTGACATCTTCCGCATGTGCCAGACCAAGGACGCGCCGATCCAGGACTGGGTCAAGCTGGCCGTCAACCGCGCCCGCCTGAGCAACACCCCGGCGGTGTTCTGGCTGGACCCGGCCCGCGCCCACGACGGCGTGATGATCGAGAAGGTGCAGCAGTACCTGAAGGATCACGACACCGCCGGCCTGGACATCCGCATCCTGGCCCCGGTCGACGCCATCAAGTTCTCCCTGGCCCGCATCCGCGAAGGCAAGGACACCATCTCGGTGACCGGCAACGTGCTGCGCGACTACCTGACCGACCTGTTCCCGATCATGGAGCTGGGCACCAGCGCCAAGATGCTGTCGATCGTGCCGCTGATGAACGGCGGTGGCCTGTTCGAGACCGGCGCCGGCGGTTCGGCACCAAAGCACGTGCAGCAGCTGGTTGAAGAGAACTTCCTGCGTTGGGACTCGCTGGGTGAGTTCCTGGCCCTGGCCGCTTCCCTGGAGCACCTGGGCAATACCTACGACAACCCGCGCGCCAAGGTCCTGGCCAACACCCTGGACCAGGCCACCGGCAAGTTCCTCGACACCAACAAGTCGCCTTCGCGCAAGGTTGGCGGTATCGACAACCGCGGCAGCCACTTCTACCTGACCCTGTACTGGGCAGAAGCACTGGCCGCCCAGTCCGACGACGCCGCCCTGCAGGCGCGCTTCGCCCCGCTGGCCAAGACCCTGAGCGAAAACGAAGCGACCATCGTCGCCGAGCTCAACGCTGTCCAGGGCAAGCCGGCCGACATCGGTGGCTACTACGCCCCGGATGCCGAGCTGACCGCCAAGGTAATGCGCCCAAGCCAGACCCTGAACAGCGCCATCGCCGCACTGTAA
- the icd gene encoding NADP-dependent isocitrate dehydrogenase, which produces MGYQKIKVPSDGAKITVNADHSLNVPDNPIIPYIEGDGIGVDVSPVMIKVVDAAVQKAYGGKRKIAWMEVYAGEKATQVYDQDTWLPQETLDAVKDYVVSIKGPLTTPVGGGIRSLNVALRQQLDLYVCLRPVVWFQGVPSPVKKPGDVDMVIFRENSEDIYAGIEWKAGSPEANKVIKFLKEEMGVTKIRFDQDCGIGVKPVSKEGTKRLVRKALQYVVDNDRKSLTLVHKGNIMKFTEGAFKDWGYEVARDEFGAELLDGGPWMKFKNPRTGREVIVKDAIADAMLQQILLRPAEYDVIATLNLNGDYLSDALAAEVGGIGIAPGANLSDTVAMFEATHGTAPKYAGKDQVNPGSVILSAEMMLRHMGWTEAADLIIKGTNGAIAAKTVTYDFERLMDGATLVGSSGFGEALIKHM; this is translated from the coding sequence ATGGGATACCAGAAAATCAAGGTTCCGTCTGATGGTGCCAAGATAACCGTCAATGCAGACCATTCGCTCAATGTTCCCGACAACCCCATCATTCCCTACATCGAAGGCGACGGTATCGGCGTGGATGTCTCGCCGGTGATGATCAAGGTCGTCGACGCCGCCGTGCAGAAGGCCTATGGCGGCAAGCGTAAGATCGCTTGGATGGAGGTGTATGCCGGCGAGAAGGCCACCCAGGTCTATGACCAGGACACCTGGCTGCCCCAGGAAACCCTGGATGCGGTGAAAGACTATGTGGTGTCGATCAAGGGGCCGCTGACCACACCGGTCGGTGGCGGCATCCGCTCGCTCAACGTGGCGTTGCGCCAGCAACTCGACCTGTATGTGTGCCTGCGTCCGGTGGTCTGGTTCCAGGGCGTGCCGAGCCCGGTGAAAAAGCCAGGCGACGTCGACATGGTGATCTTCCGCGAGAACTCCGAGGACATCTATGCCGGCATCGAGTGGAAGGCCGGCTCGCCCGAGGCGAACAAGGTGATCAAATTCCTCAAGGAGGAGATGGGGGTCACCAAGATCCGCTTCGACCAGGACTGCGGCATCGGCGTCAAGCCGGTGTCGAAGGAAGGCACCAAGCGCCTGGTGCGCAAGGCCCTGCAATATGTGGTGGATAACGACCGCAAGTCGCTGACCCTGGTGCACAAGGGCAACATCATGAAGTTCACCGAAGGTGCCTTCAAGGACTGGGGCTATGAGGTGGCCCGCGACGAGTTCGGCGCCGAACTGCTCGATGGCGGGCCGTGGATGAAGTTCAAGAACCCTCGCACCGGCCGCGAAGTGATCGTCAAGGATGCCATCGCCGACGCCATGCTCCAGCAGATCCTGCTGCGCCCGGCCGAGTACGATGTGATCGCCACCCTCAATCTCAATGGCGACTACCTGTCCGACGCCCTGGCGGCGGAGGTGGGCGGCATCGGCATCGCGCCGGGAGCCAACCTGTCGGACACCGTGGCCATGTTCGAGGCCACCCACGGCACCGCGCCGAAGTACGCCGGCAAGGATCAGGTCAACCCGGGGTCGGTGATTCTGTCGGCCGAGATGATGCTGCGGCACATGGGCTGGACCGAGGCGGCGGACCTGATCATCAAGGGCACCAATGGCGCCATAGCGGCCAAGACCGTGACCTACGACTTCGAACGCCTGATGGATGGCGCGACCCTGGTCGGCAGCTCGGGCTTTGGCGAGGCGCTGATCAAGCACATGTAA
- the aat gene encoding leucyl/phenylalanyl-tRNA--protein transferase, which translates to MLTWLTRDSLTFPPLEKALHDPNGLLAAGGDLTPDRLVAAYRHGCFPWYQDGQPILWWSPDPRTVLFPGELHVSRSLAKLIRQGRYQVSFDSDFPAVIAACAAPRDYADGTWITDSMRAAYCELHRRGIAHSVEVRRDGELVGGLYGLAMGRLFFGESMFSRADNASKVGFVTLVEHLKQAGFVLIDCQMPTDHLHSLGARAISRASFADYLAQYLDQPSTASWLA; encoded by the coding sequence ATGCTCACCTGGCTGACCCGCGACTCGCTGACCTTCCCCCCCCTGGAAAAGGCCCTGCACGACCCCAACGGCCTGCTTGCCGCCGGCGGTGACCTGACCCCGGACCGCCTGGTCGCAGCCTATCGCCACGGCTGCTTCCCCTGGTACCAGGACGGCCAGCCGATCCTCTGGTGGTCGCCCGACCCGCGCACCGTACTGTTTCCAGGCGAGCTGCATGTCTCGCGCTCGCTGGCCAAGCTGATCCGCCAGGGCCGCTACCAGGTGAGTTTCGACAGCGACTTCCCGGCCGTGATCGCCGCCTGTGCCGCACCCCGGGATTACGCCGACGGCACCTGGATTACCGACAGTATGCGGGCCGCCTACTGCGAGCTGCACCGCCGCGGCATCGCCCACTCGGTCGAGGTACGCCGGGATGGTGAACTGGTCGGCGGCCTGTACGGTCTGGCCATGGGCCGGCTGTTCTTTGGCGAATCGATGTTCAGTCGCGCCGACAATGCCTCCAAGGTAGGTTTCGTGACGCTGGTCGAACACCTGAAGCAGGCAGGCTTCGTGCTGATCGACTGCCAGATGCCGACCGACCACCTGCACAGCCTGGGCGCCCGCGCCATCAGCCGAGCCAGCTTCGCCGATTATCTGGCACAGTATCTGGACCAACCCAGCACAGCCAGCTGGCTCGCCTAG
- the infA gene encoding translation initiation factor IF-1 — MSKEDSFEMEGTVVDTLPNTMFRVELENGHVVTAHISGKMRKNYIRILTGDKVRVELTPYDLSKGRITYRAR, encoded by the coding sequence ATGTCGAAAGAAGACAGCTTCGAAATGGAAGGCACTGTCGTCGACACCCTGCCCAACACCATGTTCCGCGTGGAGTTGGAAAACGGGCACGTCGTTACCGCGCACATCTCTGGCAAGATGCGCAAGAACTACATCCGTATTCTCACTGGCGACAAGGTCCGCGTCGAACTGACGCCGTACGACCTGAGCAAGGGCCGCATCACCTACCGTGCGCGCTAA
- a CDS encoding arginyltransferase, whose translation MTELARLKFYATQPHPCSYLPDEQATTLFLDPSQPMDVHVYADLSEMGFRRSGDHLYRPHCQQCNACVPARIPAARFIPNRQQRRILKRNADLTVTAARPAYKEEYFDLYRRYIEQRHADGDMYPPSRDQFSTFLVRDLPFCWFYEFRLEGRLLAVAVCDLLPNGLSAVYTFYEPEEERRSLGRYAILWQITEALRQDLEAVYLGYWIKNCKKMNYKTQYRPIELLINQRWVTLN comes from the coding sequence ATGACAGAGCTGGCGCGGTTGAAGTTCTATGCCACTCAACCCCACCCCTGCAGCTACCTGCCGGATGAGCAGGCGACCACACTGTTTCTCGACCCAAGCCAACCGATGGACGTACACGTCTACGCCGACCTGTCGGAAATGGGCTTTCGTCGCAGCGGTGACCACCTCTATCGCCCGCATTGCCAGCAGTGCAACGCCTGCGTGCCGGCGCGCATCCCTGCTGCGCGCTTCATTCCCAACCGCCAGCAGCGACGTATCCTCAAACGCAACGCCGACCTGACCGTCACCGCCGCCCGTCCGGCCTACAAGGAAGAGTACTTCGACCTGTACCGGCGCTATATCGAGCAGCGCCACGCCGACGGCGACATGTACCCGCCAAGCCGCGACCAGTTCTCCACCTTCCTGGTGCGGGACCTGCCGTTCTGCTGGTTCTACGAATTCCGCCTGGAAGGCCGGTTGCTGGCCGTGGCGGTATGCGACCTGCTGCCCAACGGTCTGTCGGCGGTCTACACCTTCTATGAGCCCGAGGAAGAGCGCCGTAGCCTTGGCCGCTATGCGATCCTCTGGCAGATCACCGAAGCCTTGCGCCAGGACCTAGAAGCCGTGTACCTCGGCTACTGGATCAAGAACTGCAAGAAGATGAACTACAAGACCCAATACCGCCCCATCGAATTGCTGATCAACCAGCGCTGGGTCACCCTCAACTGA
- a CDS encoding DNA translocase FtsK, translating to MKKSTATPAPLPVPLWRQQLHYRLKEGALIAVGALCLYLWMALVTYDTADPGFSHTSNAEQVQNAAGRAGAYFADILFMVLGYFAYIFPLLLAIKTWQIFRERHQPWQWSGWLFSWRLIGLVFLVLSGAALAHIHFHPSANIPFSAGGALGESLGDLARNLLNVQGSTLMFIALFLFGLTVFTDLSWFKVMDLTGKITLDLFELVQGAASRWWEARNERKRLEAQLREVDDPVFDLGGKGDRREPAKAQLRERAEPVMTRDEPPARPVTPREPAVARESVAPRETVVARPQPAAPVIIPPTADKAPEPSKRVMKEKQAPLFIDSAVEGTLPSISILDPAEQKKIEYSPESLAGVGQLLEIKLKEFGVEVAVDSIHPGPVITRYEIQPAAGVKVSRIANLAKDLARSLAVTSVRVVEVIPGKTTVGIEIPNENRQMVRFSEVLSSPQFDENKSPVTLALGHDIGGKPVITDLAKMPHLLVAGTTGSGKSVGVNAMILSILFKSGPEDARLIMIDPKMLELSIYEGIPHLLCPVVTDMKDAANALRWSVAEMERRYKLMAAMGVRNLAGFNRKIKDAQEAGEVIHDPLYRRESMDDEPPTLKTLPTIVVVVDEFADMMMIVGKKVEELIARIAQKARAAGIHLILATQRPSVDVITGLIKANIPTRMAFQVSSKIDSRTIIDQGGAEQLLGHGDMLYMPPGTSLPIRVHGAFVSDDEVHRTVEAWKLRGAPDYNDDILNGVEEAGSGFDGGGGGGDGEDSESDALYDEAVQFVLESRRASISAVQRKLKIGYNRAARMIEAMEMAGVVTPMNSNGSREVIAPGGPRD from the coding sequence TTGAAGAAATCCACCGCAACCCCAGCCCCCTTGCCAGTGCCCCTGTGGCGGCAGCAGCTGCACTACCGCCTCAAGGAAGGTGCGCTGATTGCCGTCGGCGCCTTGTGCCTGTACCTGTGGATGGCACTGGTCACCTACGATACCGCCGATCCTGGCTTCAGCCACACCAGCAATGCCGAGCAGGTACAGAACGCCGCTGGCCGTGCCGGGGCCTATTTCGCCGATATCCTGTTCATGGTGCTCGGCTACTTCGCCTATATCTTCCCACTGCTGCTGGCGATCAAGACCTGGCAGATTTTCCGCGAACGCCATCAGCCCTGGCAGTGGAGCGGCTGGCTGTTCTCCTGGCGCTTGATCGGCCTGGTGTTCCTGGTGCTGTCGGGCGCGGCGCTGGCGCATATCCACTTCCACCCCTCGGCGAACATCCCGTTTTCCGCGGGCGGCGCCCTGGGCGAAAGCCTGGGCGATCTGGCGCGCAACCTGCTGAACGTGCAGGGCAGCACGCTGATGTTCATTGCCCTGTTCCTGTTCGGCTTGACGGTGTTCACCGATTTGTCCTGGTTCAAGGTGATGGACCTGACGGGCAAGATCACCCTCGACCTGTTCGAGCTGGTGCAAGGCGCAGCCAGCCGCTGGTGGGAGGCGCGCAACGAGCGCAAGCGCCTGGAAGCCCAGCTGCGTGAAGTCGACGACCCGGTCTTCGACCTGGGCGGCAAAGGCGACAGGCGCGAGCCGGCCAAGGCGCAGCTGCGCGAGCGCGCCGAGCCTGTGATGACGCGCGACGAGCCGCCGGCCCGCCCGGTAACCCCGCGCGAACCTGCCGTGGCCCGCGAGTCGGTCGCGCCGCGCGAAACCGTGGTAGCTCGCCCGCAGCCCGCCGCCCCGGTGATCATCCCGCCGACCGCGGACAAGGCGCCGGAACCGAGCAAGCGGGTCATGAAGGAAAAACAGGCACCGCTGTTCATCGACAGCGCAGTGGAAGGCACCTTGCCGTCCATTTCCATCCTCGACCCGGCCGAGCAGAAGAAGATCGAGTACTCGCCTGAGTCCCTGGCCGGTGTCGGTCAGTTGCTGGAGATCAAGCTCAAGGAATTCGGCGTGGAAGTCGCGGTGGACTCGATCCACCCGGGGCCGGTGATCACCCGTTACGAAATCCAGCCGGCCGCCGGCGTGAAGGTCAGCCGCATCGCCAACCTGGCCAAGGACCTGGCGCGTTCGCTGGCGGTGACCAGCGTGCGTGTGGTCGAGGTGATTCCCGGCAAGACCACCGTGGGCATCGAGATCCCCAACGAGAATCGCCAGATGGTGCGTTTCTCCGAGGTGTTGTCGTCGCCGCAGTTCGACGAGAACAAGTCGCCGGTCACCCTGGCCCTGGGCCACGACATCGGCGGCAAGCCGGTGATCACCGACCTGGCCAAGATGCCCCACCTGCTGGTGGCCGGTACCACCGGCTCCGGTAAGTCGGTGGGGGTGAACGCGATGATCCTGTCGATCCTGTTCAAGTCCGGCCCGGAAGACGCGCGGCTGATCATGATCGACCCGAAGATGCTCGAATTGTCGATCTACGAAGGCATCCCGCACCTGCTGTGCCCTGTGGTCACCGATATGAAGGATGCTGCCAACGCCCTGCGCTGGAGCGTCGCCGAAATGGAGCGGCGCTACAAGCTGATGGCGGCCATGGGCGTGCGCAACCTGGCGGGCTTCAACCGCAAGATCAAGGACGCCCAGGAAGCCGGCGAAGTCATCCACGACCCGCTGTACCGTCGCGAGAGCATGGACGACGAGCCGCCGACGCTGAAGACCCTGCCGACCATCGTGGTGGTGGTCGACGAGTTCGCCGACATGATGATGATCGTCGGCAAGAAGGTCGAGGAGCTGATCGCCCGTATCGCCCAGAAGGCCCGTGCCGCCGGTATCCACCTGATCCTCGCCACCCAGCGCCCATCGGTGGACGTCATCACCGGCCTGATCAAGGCCAACATCCCCACGCGTATGGCGTTCCAGGTGTCGAGCAAGATCGACTCGCGGACCATCATCGATCAGGGCGGCGCCGAACAGCTGCTTGGTCACGGTGACATGCTCTACATGCCGCCGGGCACCAGCCTGCCGATCCGCGTGCATGGCGCCTTCGTCTCCGACGATGAAGTGCATCGCACGGTCGAGGCCTGGAAGCTGCGCGGTGCGCCGGACTACAACGATGACATCCTCAATGGTGTCGAAGAGGCCGGCAGCGGTTTCGACGGCGGCGGCGGTGGCGGCGATGGCGAAGACTCGGAAAGCGATGCCCTGTACGACGAAGCCGTGCAGTTCGTGCTGGAAAGCCGCCGGGCGTCGATCTCAGCGGTGCAGCGCAAGCTCAAGATCGGTTACAACCGCGCCGCACGCATGATCGAGGCGATGGAAATGGCCGGTGTGGTCACGCCGATGAACAGCAACGGCTCGCGGGAAGTGATTGCCCCGGGCGGCCCACGCGATTGA
- the clpA gene encoding ATP-dependent Clp protease ATP-binding subunit ClpA: protein MLNRELEVTLNLAFKEARSKRHEFMTVEHLLLALLDNEAAATVLRACGANLDKLKHDLQEFIDSTTPLIPVHDEDRETQPTLGFQRVLQRAVFHVQSSGKREVTGANVLVAIFSEQESQAVFLLKQQSVARIDVVNYIAHGISKVPGHGPNTDSDQDMQDEEGGEASSSSNPLDAYASNLNELARAGRIDPLVGREQEVERVAQILARRRKNNPLLVGEAGVGKTAIAEGLAKRIVDGQVPDLLAQSVVYSLDLGALLAGTKYRGDFEKRFKALLGELRKRPQAILFIDEIHTIIGAGAASGGVMDASNLLKPLLSSGEIRCIGSTTFQEFRGIFEKDRALARRFQKVDVTEPSVEDTVGILRGLKGRFESHHNIEYSDEALRAAAELASRYINDRHMPDKAIDVIDEAGAYQRLQPEANRVKRIDVPQVEDIVAKIARIPPKHVTSSDKELLRNLERDLKLTVFGQDAAIDSLATAIKLSRAGLKAPDKPVGSFLFAGPTGVGKTEAARQLAKALGVELVRFDMSEYMERHTVSRLIGAPPGYVGFDQGGLLTEAITKQPHCVLLLDEIEKAHPEVFNLLLQVMDHGTLTDNNGRKADFRNVILIMTTNAGAETAARASIGFTHQDHSSDAMEVIRKSFTPEFRNRLDTIIQFGRLSHETIKSIVDKFLIELQAQLEDKRVLLEVTDAARGWLAGSGYDVQMGARPMARLIQDKIKRPLAEEILFGELAEHGGVVHIDLRDDELVFDYETTAEVA from the coding sequence ATGTTAAACCGCGAGCTCGAAGTCACCCTCAATCTGGCCTTCAAGGAGGCCCGTTCGAAGCGTCATGAGTTCATGACCGTCGAACACCTGCTGCTGGCACTCCTTGACAATGAGGCTGCCGCGACCGTTCTGCGCGCCTGTGGCGCCAATCTCGACAAGCTCAAGCACGACCTGCAGGAGTTCATCGATTCCACCACCCCGCTGATCCCTGTGCATGACGAGGATCGCGAGACGCAACCGACGCTGGGCTTCCAGCGCGTGTTGCAGCGTGCCGTGTTCCACGTGCAGAGCTCAGGCAAGCGCGAGGTGACCGGCGCCAACGTGCTGGTGGCGATCTTCAGCGAACAGGAAAGCCAGGCGGTGTTCCTGCTCAAGCAGCAGAGCGTGGCGCGCATCGACGTCGTCAACTACATCGCCCATGGCATCAGCAAGGTGCCGGGCCATGGTCCGAACACCGACAGCGACCAAGACATGCAGGACGAGGAGGGCGGCGAAGCGTCATCGTCTAGCAACCCCCTGGACGCCTACGCCAGCAACCTGAACGAACTGGCCCGTGCCGGTCGTATCGATCCGCTGGTTGGTCGTGAGCAGGAGGTCGAGCGCGTCGCGCAGATCCTTGCCCGTCGCCGTAAGAACAACCCGTTGCTGGTCGGCGAGGCCGGTGTTGGCAAGACGGCCATCGCCGAAGGCCTGGCCAAGCGCATCGTCGACGGCCAGGTGCCCGACCTGCTGGCCCAGAGCGTGGTCTATTCCCTGGACCTCGGCGCGCTGCTGGCCGGCACCAAGTACCGTGGCGACTTCGAGAAGCGCTTCAAGGCGCTGCTCGGCGAGCTGCGCAAACGGCCGCAAGCGATCCTGTTCATCGACGAGATCCACACCATCATCGGCGCCGGCGCGGCTTCCGGTGGCGTGATGGATGCGTCCAACCTGCTCAAGCCCCTGTTGTCGTCCGGTGAAATCCGTTGCATCGGCTCAACCACGTTCCAGGAGTTCCGCGGCATCTTCGAGAAGGATCGTGCGCTGGCGCGGCGCTTCCAGAAGGTCGATGTCACCGAGCCGTCGGTGGAGGATACCGTGGGTATCCTGCGTGGTCTCAAGGGCCGCTTCGAGAGTCACCACAACATCGAATACAGCGATGAGGCGCTGCGCGCCGCCGCCGAACTGGCCTCGCGCTACATCAATGACCGGCACATGCCGGACAAGGCCATCGACGTGATCGACGAAGCCGGTGCCTACCAGCGCCTGCAGCCGGAAGCCAATCGGGTCAAGCGCATCGATGTGCCGCAGGTCGAAGATATCGTTGCCAAAATTGCGCGTATCCCGCCGAAGCATGTCACCAGTTCCGACAAGGAGCTGCTGCGCAACCTCGAGCGCGACCTGAAGCTGACCGTGTTCGGCCAAGACGCGGCGATCGATTCGCTGGCTACCGCCATCAAGCTGTCCCGTGCCGGTCTCAAGGCGCCCGACAAACCGGTGGGCTCGTTCCTGTTCGCCGGCCCTACCGGCGTGGGTAAGACCGAGGCCGCTCGCCAGCTGGCCAAGGCCCTGGGTGTGGAGCTGGTACGCTTCGACATGTCCGAGTACATGGAGCGGCACACCGTGTCGCGCCTGATCGGTGCGCCGCCTGGCTATGTCGGGTTCGACCAGGGCGGTCTGCTGACCGAGGCCATCACCAAGCAACCGCACTGCGTGCTGCTGCTCGACGAGATCGAGAAGGCCCACCCGGAAGTCTTCAACCTGCTGCTGCAGGTGATGGACCACGGGACCCTGACCGACAACAACGGGCGCAAGGCGGACTTCCGCAACGTGATTCTGATCATGACCACCAACGCCGGCGCCGAAACCGCCGCGCGGGCCTCGATTGGCTTCACCCATCAGGACCACTCCTCCGACGCCATGGAGGTCATCCGCAAGAGCTTCACGCCGGAGTTCCGCAACCGCCTGGACACCATCATTCAGTTCGGTCGCCTGTCCCACGAGACGATCAAGAGCATCGTCGACAAGTTCCTCATCGAACTGCAGGCGCAGCTGGAAGACAAGCGTGTGCTTCTTGAGGTTACCGATGCCGCTCGCGGCTGGCTGGCGGGCTCGGGCTACGACGTGCAGATGGGCGCGCGGCCAATGGCGCGGCTGATCCAGGACAAGATCAAGCGGCCGTTGGCCGAAGAGATCCTGTTCGGTGAGCTGGCCGAGCATGGCGGTGTGGTGCACATCGACCTGCGCGATGATGAGCTGGTGTTCGATTACGAGACCACGGCTGAGGTTGCGTAA
- the clpS gene encoding ATP-dependent Clp protease adapter ClpS, whose product MHVLSEIRLTFNQDRPQPHEDGHEDDGAGLAVQEAKPILQAPPMYKVVLFNDDYTPMDFVVEVLETFFNLNRELATKIMLTVHTEGRAVCGLFTRDIAETKAMQVNQYARESQHPLLCEIEKDG is encoded by the coding sequence ATGCATGTACTCAGTGAGATTCGACTAACATTCAATCAGGATCGCCCGCAGCCGCATGAGGACGGGCATGAGGACGATGGCGCGGGCCTTGCCGTCCAGGAGGCCAAGCCGATCCTGCAGGCGCCACCGATGTACAAGGTGGTTTTGTTCAACGATGACTACACGCCAATGGATTTCGTCGTCGAAGTGCTCGAGACGTTCTTCAATCTGAACCGCGAGCTGGCGACCAAGATCATGCTGACCGTCCATACCGAAGGGCGGGCAGTGTGCGGATTGTTTACCCGTGACATCGCCGAGACAAAGGCCATGCAGGTCAACCAATACGCCAGGGAAAGCCAGCATCCGCTACTCTGTGAAATCGAGAAGGACGGTTAA
- the cspD gene encoding cold shock domain-containing protein CspD: protein MASGKVKWFNNAKGYGFINEDGKTDDLFAHYSAIQMDGYKTLKAGQSVNFEIIQGPKGLHATDIRSATSHIQASATNPGSTVEV from the coding sequence ATGGCAAGCGGTAAAGTCAAGTGGTTCAACAATGCCAAGGGCTACGGATTCATCAACGAGGACGGTAAGACCGATGATCTGTTCGCCCACTATTCAGCGATCCAGATGGACGGTTACAAGACGCTGAAAGCCGGCCAATCCGTGAACTTCGAGATCATCCAGGGCCCCAAAGGGCTGCACGCGACCGACATCAGAAGCGCCACAAGCCATATCCAGGCCAGCGCCACGAACCCAGGCAGCACCGTCGAAGTCTGA